A portion of the Sabethes cyaneus chromosome 3, idSabCyanKW18_F2, whole genome shotgun sequence genome contains these proteins:
- the LOC128740264 gene encoding polypeptide N-acetylgalactosaminyltransferase 3, whose translation MFRLRVKIFYIYIIISFMLSAYLFYLISKYSVEKFINYQRHVKSSKFHERPRIPQIVGHYVGAGGAVGNVSKDFLNTNNFAPIPGVGENGDPVVIQAKDLLKMQQLFQLNRYNLLASDRIAFNRSLPDVRKPKCLAKEYPSSLPTTSIIIVFHNEAWSVLLRTVWSVIIRSPKHLIKEILLVDDASDRAFLKTPLENYVQTLPVVVSVLRLNKREGLVAARLMGARVATGDTLTFLDAHCECSPGWLEPLLARVRENPRKVVCPVIDIISDDNFSYIKSFEFHWGAFNWQMHFRWYTLSEEELAERRKDTTLPFRTPAMAGGLFTIDRKFFFDIGAYDERLKIWGGDNLEMSFRVWQCGGEVEIAPCSHVGHLFRKSSPYTFPGGVSGILNENLARVALVWMEDWSKFFFKFNKGTEEFKSLNVSNRIALKKQLNCKSFDWYLRKIWPQNFFPAPNKFFGRIQPIDLSTFDYQEYITLMKKINLIVKNLNPELKWKFLIKYLSENVKKIAESMKIAKHSSYCLQKPKSNSLINQPYGQSFLKKCSLLINILDEEFVIDDYGRIMTDEGVCLDSFRKTSVDGGQLIESAKGIKMVTCGSNKPNQRWIYETDTYHVRNMNGDDCLERGMTLIKDDSDDKYEVFLNPCDVRNELQKWMLFPVAWK comes from the exons ATGTTCCGACTGCGGGTTAAAATATTCTACATTTATATCATCATTTCGTTTATGCTTTCCGCCTATCTGTTTTATCTGATCTCGAAATATTCGGTGGAAAAGTTCATCAACTACCAGCGACACGTGAA AAGCAGTAAGTTTCATGAGCGTCCCCGAATACCGCAGATTGTGGGCCACTACGTAGGAGCCGGAGGAGCAGTGGGAAATGTTTCCAAAGATTTCttgaatacaaacaactttgcacCCATTCCCGGTGTGGGTGAGAACGGCGACCCGGTTGTGATACAGGCGAAGGATCTTCTAAAAATGCAGCAACTGTTCCAGTTGAATCGCTATAATCTACTGGCCAGTGATCGGATTGCTTTCAATCGATCGCTACCGGATGTGCGAAAACCTAAATGCTTAGCCAAGGAGTATCCTTCTTCGCTGCCAACGACGTCAATTATTATCGTCTTCCATAACGAAGCCTGGTCGGTGCTGTTGCGGACGGTGTGGAGTGTAATTATACGATCACCCAAACATCTGATCAAGGAGATTCTTCTGGTGGATGATGCTAGCGATCGAGCCTTTTTAAAAACACCTTTGGAGAACTACGTACAAACACTTCCGGTGGTGGTTAGTGTGCTAAGGCTCAACAAACGAGAAGGTCTGGTTGCGGCGCGTTTGATGGGAGCTCGTGTTGCTACCGGGGACACCTTGACATTCCTGGATGCCCACTGCGAGTGTTCACCTGGCTGGCTGGAGCCCCTGTTGGCACGGGTTCGCGAAAATCCGCGAAAAGTCGTCTGCCCGGTGATTGATATCATTTCCGATGATAACTTTTCCTACATTAAGAGTTTTGAGTTCCACTGGGGTGCGTTCAATTGGCAGATGCACTTTCGTTGGTACACACTGAGTGAGGAAGAGCTGGCGGAACGGCGAAAGGATACGACGCTGCCGTTCCGGACGCCGGCCATGGCCGGTGGATTGTTTACGATTGATCGAAAGTTTTTCTTCGACATTGGAGCCTACGACGAACGGTTGAAGATCTGGGGAGGCGACAACCTGGAGATGTCGTTTCGGGTCTGGCAGTGCGGCGGTGAGGTGGAAATAGCACCCTGCTCGCACGTTGGGCATTTGTTCCGAAAGAGTTCACCGTACACGTTCCCGGGGGGCGTCAGTGGG ATTCTTAATGAAAATCTTGCCCGGGTGGCTCTGGTTTGGATGGAGGACTGGTCAAAGTTCTTTTTCAAGTTTAACAAGGGTACGGAAGAGTTTAAAAGTCTG AATGTCTCAAACCGAATTGCATTGAAGAAGCAATTGAATTGCAAATCCTTTGATTGGTATTTGCGTAAGATTTGGCCTCAGAATTTCTTTCCAGCgccgaacaaatttttcggtcgCATTCAGCCCATCGATCTCAGCACTTTTGATTATCAGGAGTACATCACTTTGATGAAAAAGATCAATCTGATCGTAAAAAATCTCAATCCGGAGCTAAAGTGGAAGTTTCTGATAAAGTATCTTTCGGAAAATGTAAAGAAAATTGCCGAATCGATGAAAATTGCCAAGCACAGTTCTTACTGTTTGCAAAAGCCAAAATCAAACTCGCTCATCAATCAACCGTACGGACAGTCGTTTCTGAAGAAATGTTCGCTCTTGATCAACATCCTCGACGAAGAATTCGTGATAGATGACTACGGCCGAATCATGACCGATGAGGGCGTCTGTTTGGATTCGTTCCGAAAGACCTCCGTGGACGGAGGTCAGCTGATAGAGAGTGCCAAAGGGATCAAAATGGTAACCTGCGGAAGCAATAAGCCCAACCAACGGTGGATTTACGAAACCGATACCTACCACGTGAGAAACATGAACGGAGACGATTGCCTCGAGCGAGGCATGACGCTGATCAAGGACGACAGCGACGACAAGTACGAAGTGTTCCTCAATCCGTGCGATGTGCGAAATGAGCTGCAGAAGTGGATGCTATTTCCAGTGGCCTGGAAGTGA